In Deltaproteobacteria bacterium, one genomic interval encodes:
- a CDS encoding HU family DNA-binding protein gives MASAKKPMTKSQIVSYFAEKFNLPKKAAGDVVEEFAALAIAQTKKVGAFTLPGVGKLVVQKRKARKGRNPATGETINIPAKTVVKMRLLKACQEAIVPSKKK, from the coding sequence ATGGCCAGTGCCAAGAAGCCGATGACCAAGTCCCAGATCGTTTCGTATTTCGCCGAGAAATTTAACCTGCCGAAAAAGGCCGCCGGCGACGTCGTCGAGGAATTCGCGGCTCTCGCCATCGCGCAGACGAAGAAGGTCGGCGCCTTCACGCTGCCCGGCGTCGGCAAGCTCGTCGTGCAGAAGCGCAAGGCGCGCAAGGGCCGCAATCCGGCCACGGGTGAGACGATCAACATCCCCGCGAAGACCGTCGTGAAGATGCGTCTGCTCAAGGCCTGCCAGGAAGCGATCGTTCCGTCGAAGAAGAAGTAA